The genomic region TCCTGAGTggtgtcttttcctggttttaaaggctgcgttacagtaaagtgatgtaattttcttaaCTTACCAGACTTgactagctgttctattatttagccattatatccacattacttaTGATTACCTAACAAAAATCTACCCTACAATATTGTCATATCGATATAGGCATTTGgtaaaaatatatcatattttctccatattgtccCGCCCTGAGTTATTAGTCACCTCTATACTGTATCTCTTAGGCCGTACGTACAGGCACAGCAATACTTTTTAGCTAATTGCTAATTTGtcataataatgtcaaaatgctaacatgctcacagtggcAAAGCTGACATGTTTACCATGATAATGTGATAGCATGCTTTGCTAATTATCAtgtaacacaaagtacagcagacctaacctgatgatggcgctagataaaaagtcagagtatgCTATTGACACAATACCCACTCGGATTatcaaaaaaaaccccaaaaaaaccaGATGCATTTTAGAAGTTGCTATATTTAATAAGTAATTACATTGTTATTCTTGTACAACTTCACACTCTTTTACAAAACATATAGGTGCACCCATCAATTGTACAGTATGCAAATGTATCACAACATGTCTGAGGAATGTGATCTTTGTAGAGTCCCTGGCGCTtgtaacagtttgtttttctttacagaGTATTTACAGATCTCAACTGAGCTAACAGCGCCTGGACGTGGCCGGCAGACGTTGTCTGAAGTGTGTCTCTTAGTGGATTTGAAGCAGGGGGAAATCTGCTGGCCTGGAAAAGGACCGAATGTTCAGTTCAAGTTCCGACCTGCTGGTTTACATCATGTTAAAAAGGCCTCTGGCCCAAACTCTCATATGTTCCTGTTGTATGTACAACATAAACAGCTCATACACAAGTGTTATAACAGATtatttaaatacatgtaaacaccaATACCACCTGAAGCACGGGTGGTATCACAACTCCAGTACGGACATCGATGTGACCATAAGAATTTGGGGGCAACTTAGTATGTCATTGTGACCAAGATAAGTATTTTGAGTGAACAGAACCACAGGAAGTCCATAAGGTCATAGGTCAATTCAACTATAGAATGTCAACAGTACCATAATAAGTCAGTCGATCTTTAGAAAGTCAGTGGGCCTGTGGTAATTGTTGTGATGATGTGTCTTTGTGGAAGTGGGAGCAGGCTCATGTACAAGTAAACATCTATTCATCAACATGGGTTCTGGTTATGTTATCCAACATGTTAATGGTAAGCACTGTATCATAACATCAGGTGAGAAATCTGAAATCTAATAACTGTCTTGGCAGGTCAAGCACCTTGAAAGAGTTCACAGTGGCATTCCCAAAGATATGGACATTTCAAAAGCAAAACAGCCTGTCAACATGTGTTGTAATGATGCAGCTTATTCATTTCTGAGCGAGGAGGCCATTTGTCCAGCTGACAGCCACAAACTTCCCATCATCCTCCTGTTTCTCCTGTGCTGTAAATATTACTGGGAACGATGAGTGCTGTGTAGATAATCTCTCCAGTAATAACATGAAGGCACCAAGAGTATCTCTCAGGAGAAAGTAGTGATATTATAAAAACAGAACGGGGGTGTAAAGTTAAAAGAATGGCCGGATACTGTAGCTTGGCAGATACAGACAGAGAAATACTCATCCCCAGTTGATAAACAGTAAACATCATGTGAATAATTAGTGAAAATGGAGCTGAGGGTAGCAGCTGTAATAGAGAAATATTGCTAGGGTGCAGAAACTGCTTGCATATTTACCTCAAAAAAGTTATCACACAATCAAAATACCCGCACAAACCAACACACTATACCAACACATAGATTTCATAAGGCACATTAGCTCAAGGATTTAGTTTAAGTCAGAAAAGAAGAATATCTTGGAAGTGAAGCAGAAGATGACAGATGGAGGTTGTTTGAGTGAGTAGAGGAGAGAAGATGTGATAAAGATTGGTATGAAAGAAGAAACTTGGTATACTGGTGAGGAGAACGGAGGAACAGTACCAcccaacaaataaaaacagctttaGGGTTTAACATGCTAATGCCCTAAGTGTAACGATCTGCATCTTTAACTGTGGAGCTTCATCGCAGCCCCACTCAGGAAGCACCTGTGCAAGAGCACGGACGAAACCATCTCTTCACCATCCACAAACTGACCAATGTAAAAAACTGTAATGCAAAAACTGGAAGTACAGGTGCTGATGTAAAAAATGAATTCCTGGTTTGACTGCACTGCTCAGTCAATGGCTTTGGAGGCAGTGAGGGGTTCAGTCTCTGAAGGGTCTTCCTGAGGAAATACCACATAACACACTTTCTGGCCCATGTATGTGACTCTTTCTGCAAAGCAAAAGACAACAGGAGGGGTTTTAATTATAGGAATGTCTAACATAtctattcataaaaaaaaaaaaaatcgaatatGTACTGCACAGTGGCATGGACCAACTCACCGACTACCCTGTAGACCCATTTGGGTTTGTCCTTCCAGTGAACACCCACAAAGTATACAGGGACTCCAGTCAGCATGATGACCATTCCCAGACCACAAACCACTGGTTCAGAGTACAGACTgaagcacagcagcacagcccAGAATATCAAGTAGGTGATGGGGATCAACAAGCTTACCTGCACAggatgaaaatacacacaatCCTGAAGATTTTCTCTTCCCTTTTTTGCCATGGTACAGCAACTGCTATATTTAATCCTCTGAGATGAGAATTttacatatacagtacactGTATCCAAGCATAGGGCCTCTGGACAAACACGTGTAATTCACCTTTCCGACACCAGGGGGCGCCCATATATGATTACCCATCTCCAGCCAaaagagtgccccaggaatgagtcctaaaactgGAAAATGAGCTAGCATTTTTTGCACTCCTGGTTCTCCAACTCCAAgtcaatggatttttttaatggtttttggttagatacctgaaataaggtctgtggttaacacaagcttaagagatgttcatgttttgttctacaacataaaatatgtcagttaaTACACCGCtcatgaactttgaagcttctgtgtgtctttaaaaagacaattgctaacaagtggctaaactCACACGCAGAcattagaataaataaaatcaataagacAGGAAcgataaaaacaatcaataaaagcACGGACAGGTAGACTGCTGGGTCGCACACGCACTGCAGCGCCCCACTGCACTATGGGCTATGCCatcattagaagaatgtccactatcacatttaggcttcaataatcaAAATTTAtagcaataatccaaaatccaatggctTTTTGACGAGAGAACCAGTGTAATGCTATCTTCCACGTCAGCCTactgaaaaacatcatccctggggcactctatgTCCCATAAATTATCTTGTTAACATCTCCCCAATGTGGCTGCTaaagtaacgttagcatgataACACAAGCCGCAGCTAAACTACAGTGAGAAgcttaaaaatataaagtattaCTACTAGTAATGGGTAGAAGAAGTCTAATGAAGCTGTGgtgctttctttttatttgtgacaacaacaaaaaaacaaacatttgaagcTACAGAACTTCAAATGCACAGTGACAACGTTACGGGCACCGGCTAGTAGTTAGCTAGGTTGCAACAGCTACTTTTTGAGCCAGGTGCTGCTGACTAGTAGAGCAAGATTAGTGAACATTTCCAAACAACTGCTAAGTTTAattagttagtttagtttggCCAGTAACGTTAAACATTATCAACGTTTATTGGATACAGCTGATACACCTGTCAGTGACATCTGCTAGCTAGTTCACGAGAAACCAAATGAAACCAACGTTTTCCTTGTCAGTTGTTAGCATCAACTATGACATTAAATGCTGCCAAAAAATTACCCTCCACGTacacctacttttaaatatTATGAAATTAATGTGAAGGTAAGCTTCATGTTTGTTGCCAATTCAgtaattattaataattcaaCAACTGCCCCAAGCTCTGTAGTACTGTAATTTATATAGCTTAATTAGTGTACGTAACGCTCGTTTGGAAAATATAGAGAACATATGCAATTGTTGttactttgtttttgtggcCTCATTTTTTCTGACTGCAATAACTTATAGgctaactttaaaaaaaatctctataaACATTTTAGTTTACACTGTTGTGACATTTCCAATTTCCTCAATTCCTCGTTGTGTTCTGctgttattttgtaaaattttcATATTTCTAACATTTCCCAGTTTCAAATCATAAGCTGGAAAGTTGATATTTGAGCAGTAGCCAAAGTGTTTTGGCACAGAGGTCACTGGTAGGTAATGTAAAGCAAACTGGGAGCTATGTTATGTCTTCAACAAGAccattcataaaataaaatgagttcCCACAGTGAATGTGTGGTTCTCAGGTTTCTGTACCTTGATGGGTCTGGCCAGGTGGGGTCTCTTCTTGCGGAGGTAGAGGAGGCCAGCAATGGTTACACCATAGGACAGATAGTTGATAAAGGACACATAGTTGATCAGGTTGTGTGTCTCTCCAATGCACAGGATGACTATAGTGGCAATGCACTGTGGGAGATGAAGATAAGGTCAAGGGACACAAATCTATGAAAACAGCTAAAAATATTGACAAATTGCTtcatattaatattaaaaagtaatttcTGTGGATGACCACTTTGTTTGTGCATCCCTGTGAAGCTACTCAAAGAAGACAAAACTGTGAGAGGAGCACTCACGCAAACCAGCAGGGCGGGGATTGGAGTGCAGTTCTTAAGGTGGATCATTGCTAGCAGATACGGCAGGTGACCCTCTCTGGCTCCTGAGAAACACAGCCTACaaatatagagacagacattaTGCGTCTGCATTTATGTTCAGGTCTACTACACTTGTTACGAGTAACTCTTGACACCATTGTTCTTATTCTTACGACATATTATCCAATCATAAAAGGACATTAAAATGAAGTTTCAGCTTGTGGTGTGCAGCAAAGCAAGATATGTTTTCTACCTGGAGGAGGTGAACAGATATCCGTTGATTCCTCCAAAGGTGGACAGTGCTACAGAGATCGGCATGACCCAGGAAAACATCCCCAGCAGCTTTTCCCCAAATGTCTGGAACAACATGTTATTCACATTATTAACtgttattcattattcatttagTCCCGAACAGCAATgcattcattgattcatttcaTTGAAAGATGCAATTTGCAACACCTTACATAGCTCTTGTTTATCAGACTGTGTGGCTACACATATAAAGCTTGCATGTATAAGACAGAAACTGCTGTTTTTAGTCTCTTAaggtcatttttttatttacagcttCTAATAACGACGACCTTTTCATTTAATACCCTAGGACACTGCGTTTAATTCAAGATGATCAaagaacacttgtttcaaactGAACTCATAACTGTTTCCCAGTTTCACCTCAGAGATCacgaaaaaacactttaatctTGTTGACTGATTGAATAATTGGTTGGTTAAGGTCTGTCTCGTGTTAGGATTCTGAGCTTCAGCAGACTTACAGTTTCAAGACTACTGAGACTCAGTCGTTTGTCTTGTTAAACAGTATAGTATATAAGCTCCTATTAGTTGCTGTAGGAAACACACAATCATGGAGAAATAGAGATGCTCACCACTGCCACAGCATTGGAGGCCAGCAGCTCCTCAGGGGTCATGGAGGAGAAGTAGGCAATGTTGGTCATAGTGTAGACAAGGGTCACCAGTGGGATGGAAATATAGATGGCACGGGGCAGGTtcctaataaaaataatgatataaGCAATGGCCAACAATCAAATGTTGGTCCACacattatgtaaaaatataactCTATAATGCAGTTCTGAACAAAGGGACTGAGCTGTATGTTATATTCCACTGTAAAGTTGCAAGTGTAACCATTAAGATCAATATTGTGTGTCTTCTATTGTTTATAGGAAAACATGTAGAGATATGAAATACTATCTGTGCATGTGCGTGCCGTACTTTCGTGGCTCCACGACCTCCTCTGTGACATAGTTGAGGAAATTCCAGCCGCTGTAGGCAAAGGAGGCCTGAAGGAAGGCCAGCGCTATCTGTCCCACTGAGGGGTCCTGGCTGAATTCAAAGGCCACACTGGGCCGCAGGGCGTCATAGTGACCTGGAGAAGATGAGAGGAAAGGATCATATTAGAAAATCCATAGTTAAATTTTTTtaacagttaaaataaaatatttaaactgtttaaaGAACTAAATGATGTCCTAATGCTTTTCACTGGAAAACAACTTCATTGTTTTTTACTGGTCAcaattttatttcttatttttacctGTGAAGTCACtttctaaatgtatttttcctcAATTTTCACTATTGTTTCTACATCCATGTTATATCTAGTTATGTGCACCAGGGGTCAGCAGTGTCAACACATTATAATCTGCTGTGACAGAATTTACAGTCTGGCAGCAGCTTCCTTCTCAAATGACCTCATTAGAAACAATCAAACCAAAATACTGTTGGTTCATGGTTCCACACAGACGTGTTTAAAGGTTAATCAACAGtataatcattttaaaacatgacaTCTTCTCTGCCAGCACAGTTTGTACAGTTGACTCCTTCATTTatcttttaactgttttttgtttgtttggcttttttttaaagtattttttcaaTCTGAATGTGTCGTTCTGCACCCAAATTCATTTCAAATATTCTCATAAGCACCACTCAGGCTATGCCTTGCTCAGAGTTTAAAATGATCATAGTTCGATCTGTTtaagatgtttgtttttcataagTTATATCTCATTTTCTGTCTTGGTGAGCTCTCCTGCTGTTATTTTGCACATTACCGTAAAAATGAAAGTTGTCATTATCCTTTTCTTTTGTTGAAAATGTAGGTGGTATATTTAATTtgccttgttctttttttaaatagtttttccTTGCTTTGTCagtatttgtcattttaaatattCTGTTTCGTACTGAGGATAAAATCAGTGATCGATCTAAATATACAgagtatatgtatatgtttaccTCTAAAGATTTGGATGAGTCCGACCACTATGATGAGTACCAAAGCGAGGAGTTTTCCTACAGTGAAAACATCCTGGATCCTTGTTGCCCAGCGCACACTGGAGCAGTTCACCCAGGTCAGGAACACTGCGaaaatacacaacacacaaatacacttaaataatttaaaagcgTCATGTTTCTGACAGGCATTGCCTCATAAATGCAGAGTTACACACAGCCCAGTGTAATGAATTAGTATCCCTCCCCAGTATATTAATAACCTCCACTAAATCATAACCTTGATGGAAAAGCAGCATAGATATTCACCAGCTGGATGCTTGGACTGTATGTATTCTGCTGCCTCTTTCATATTTAGGTTAAAGCTTAAGGTCTGTACGTAAACACCCTCCCCATGAATCCACATTCCTCTTGTCAGCAcacagaggtaaaaacaaacagcagtgtaTGGAATTAAAACACTTCCTACTTCCCGTTTCCTCCTGgcattgactgtgtgtgtgtgtgcccttaCTCCCCGAGCCATTGACCTTGACACTGACCCTCAGTTTTACGTGTTTTTGTGAGTGCCACTATTACAAGGGCTGGCCACATTCCAAGTGAGCCACTTTGAGCAAGTGGCTCTCCAGCTGCCCTCAAACTCAAGTGCAGGCTTGCAAGTGAGAGGTAGACCCAGTAGGAAGTGTGAGTCGGGTGGACagcacagagagggaaagacagagagggaaaacaaGACTTTTGTGTAGAtgtacttttctttttaaagtttcaAGTTGTGCAATCCTGTACGCATCATACCACACATGAGTCTGACAAACAATGTACTATAACTGTAATTCAGTCAGCCAACTCAGGCGTAAATATAGAGCATGTACAGTATTAATGTTTGCTGTCTAGGCTCTGATCTCGTCTCTTTCCACAAGGAAACATCAAGCTCAGCTCAGCAGAGTCTATTCTGTAGATGGATGCTGTGTTAGGTAGAGTTAGGTATGTAAGGTATGTGCTGCAGTGagtcatatgtagccatgacagtagacagtaCTTCAAAtcttgctgcaaagaagctacatgtctaaaacatggatgctttacaTACATCTtaaacccagcagcacagaagagctATGAaatcaccacagtttcaagatggccACCCAAGAttggtgtcaccaattcagtatatGGTCAAATCTCTCcctcatagactgtataaaataagaAACGTtgctactgtgatgtcagccACCGAGTTTAGCATTAAGGCCGTTACCATCTTCAATTTTTTTGAGCCAGACTGTAGCAACATGGTGACAAACCTCagagacagcctgtcactcaagcaacCCCGACCTTGAATATGCTCAATTTTGGGCCTTGACAAAATGTAACCCCCCTGTCCACTGTGGAAATTAGCAATAGAGACTAAAAacgtttttgtaccaggcagtAAACGTGTATTTCTGCAGTGAAGTTGGCTATTTTAACACCAGAGTGTATGtggatttactctgttttggagccagcctcaagtggccattcgatgagctgcagtttttggcacttctgcaattggcttcatttttcagccttggaggttgccgcttggtttgTCTATGTGTTCCTGAGTTATtggtgttgaataatggccacaaaagaacattatgatgccacagtgaagttgactttGGACCTTaaggatataaaatgtcacggCTTTATAATTTTATTCTAATAGgcatttatgtgaaattttgcCATAATTAGCATACAAATTCTTGAattgtggccaaaaacatgttttgtgaggtcatactgaccttgacttttgaccaccaaattctagtcAGTTCAACCTTGAGTTCaagaggacatttgtgccaaatttgaagaaattccatcaAGGCGCTCTTGAGATATACGGTCGtacagatggacaacctgaaaacctAATGCTTCTGGCCACGGCTATCACCAGCATTGGAAGCATAAAAACAGgtacagaataaaaaacaagacaaggtACAAACTTGGAGAGTAATGACACACATGTAGtgcaataaaacataaatataaatagtctaaatatatttttctattattgCACGTTTGTCATTGCACTATACGCATACACACTTTATATTTGTCTTCTCAATGATGTACTGTACCATATCAACAGGAAACAGTGGCAGAATTTGTATGCCCCCCTACCTTAAGCCCTGTACATACTCCATACTCCAAATTTATACTTTTTCTCGAGGtggcaagaacaagaacaaagtTCGTTCTGGCCAGGACATTTCATACTTCACAAGAAACTCCAGTGCAGAACTCCTGGGAAGTCCTCATAGGCCATGCCGCATACGTCACATGGGCTAAGCATTGGGGGAATCTgacagaacaacaacaatggcgaagATGGCAGTTTTTGAgttgatggaggaggaggaggaggaggagaaggaggaggaggaggaggaggaaaacaacatgttcaaagcagaggaggaggaagatttGTTACTATAGGCCATTGCCGAGGAGGTGGAAAAAAGGAGTGAACGTAGGTGGCATGTTCGACCGCTTAGTACGACCAGAGTTGAGCAGGGCGAGTACAGTGTCTTGGTTTTCCGCATCAACCATGCCCACTTCAAATTTCTGCCCAATCACACAACATTTCTCGGACACCACACAAGAAAAAAGTTCTGCCCAGATGATGTGGTGAGAACAAGCTGCAAGAACTCCCAAACCAGGGCtgtgagaaaataaagacaTCATTCTTTTCGAGAGAGAACAAATTTCTCTGTTCTTGCAGAGTATGTGAAGGCCTTTAGCCTTCATCCACTCACTGACCATTGCTTGTGTTTCACGTGCACTCAGAACAGTGTGGCACATCAAATTGAGAGCTAGAGGTTATGAAGTGGTTCAGGCGACAGGGTGTACATTGACActccatctttcttttctgCATCTTTGCTCCTGCCATTTCCTACAtcgatttatttaatttaatctcgCTAAATCCTCGTgttcatacacaaacacactctcttGTAGGAGTGGCACaaaagtatgtgtgtgagtgtgcgcaCGAGCAAATATGGGTGAAGGGTGTTATCGACCATGTCATCCATCACCAGGGCAAGGTTCCCCTCCCACCACAGAATTCTGAACAAACTGCTTCCGCTGGCgcgggcacacacacatacacacacgtgtgAATGTTTGGCAAAAGGTTTTGGTGGCACCGGGCAGAGCTTTCTCTCCCCTACAACACCGCTGTGTTTTATAGTCAGTTACCCTCAGGGTGTTGCATGCATTTCCGCTCCTGTGTTCCTGTGAAACCCCcccactaccaccaccacctcctcctcctgcttcccTCTGTGTTAACCCTGACAGGAAGGAGGTGCCAGCAGGCTTTGAATGCGACAGCACAGGTAAATCTGTGTCCTGCCATCACAGCTCCTATTGAAGGCGACCTCAGCACTAGAATACTAAACTAATTACTGCTTTTACTCTTAATGGATTCTGATCCCAACTTGGTGCAGATTTATCAGGGGGCTTTAACCTCAGGAACGCCTCCTCTTGGTCCAGGATCTGGTCACAGGAGTCTCTGAATTGGAAATAATCCCGCAGTCCTGTCTGTTCACCGCAAGGTATCTGACACCAGAATCCCTCCAgactacagtaaatctacagcAGTAACTCTGGATGAAATACACGCAGAGACACGCTGACAACCAACATAGTGCAGTCTGTGATGTAGTGTAGAGGTAGATAAAGGGAGGCTGCACCCAGCCATTGCTGttaatttgtctttatttcGCTTCCATTCAGACGTAAACTCTTTTTCTGGCGAAGAGGGCGACACACAGACGGTTACTGATAGATGGCGAAGCACATAAATATATGTTACCTGGTGAAGGTTAGATTGGTTTTGAAGAAGCAAACATTTACCTCTGTACCCACagggtttatttttgtttgtttttcacaaaaatcCCTCTCGTTGGTTTTGATGTACAGTGCAAATAACAGACtcttgaatgaataaatgaatcacCTATACCATACCTTCTACCTCTCATctccattcatccatccttaggggaaaaaaatcatcatgaAGACACTGAACAAATACACCTTAGTTGGACTAACAGTCCTTTGATTTGTTGGCTCATTTGTGCAATTTTCCTCTCAGGCATGAATTAAAATCAGTTGCTGCAACAGTGGAAAATCAAATCCAGCTTTCCTGTATGGCAGGAACAGACATGCTGCATTATATTTCAGTTGTCTTATTCccgtgaacgcaatatctcaagaaggcctggaaggaatttctttaaatttggtacaaacatccacttggactcaagggaCTCCAAAATTTGGTGGCCAATTTGGTGGTCAAGAtcatttgtttgttcttttgtttgttttagactGTGACCAGGGAAACACAATTTCGTTCTAGACGCTACCTAGACGTACAGTATAATTAATGTTCACTGAACAAAATCATTGTACACAAATGCCTGAAAGGATGAAATGACATCTTATATCTgaaagatcaaaggtcagcttcattgTGACCTcatcatgttctgcaaaaaaaaaaaactcaggaCAGAAGGGGAggcatttggtcagacactgaactggtgacactaatcttgggtgtccaccttgaaactgtcgTGAAGATCTTCTgcgtgtgaagcatccacattttagTAACTCTAGTTTCTACTCTGTAGCTCTCATGATGacattctttgtttttattggtaCGTTTCTTGTTCCCATGgtgtatttacatttcattgtaTTCACTCTTTAACGGACAATATGTAATGTCattataagaaaaaaatg from Epinephelus moara isolate mb chromosome 1, YSFRI_EMoa_1.0, whole genome shotgun sequence harbors:
- the slc7a10a gene encoding solute carrier family 7 member 10a, whose translation is MEDKEKKKKDKNSSKSDRVTLKKEIGLLSACAIIIGNIIGSGIFISPKGVLEHAGSVGLSLIVWVCGGGICALGSMCYAELGVTIPKSGGDYSYVTEIFGGLVGFLLLWSAVLIMYPTTLAVIALTFSNYVLQPAFQNCLPPYIATRLLATICILFLTWVNCSSVRWATRIQDVFTVGKLLALVLIIVVGLIQIFRGHYDALRPSVAFEFSQDPSVGQIALAFLQASFAYSGWNFLNYVTEEVVEPRKNLPRAIYISIPLVTLVYTMTNIAYFSSMTPEELLASNAVAVTFGEKLLGMFSWVMPISVALSTFGGINGYLFTSSRLCFSGAREGHLPYLLAMIHLKNCTPIPALLVCCIATIVILCIGETHNLINYVSFINYLSYGVTIAGLLYLRKKRPHLARPIKVSLLIPITYLIFWAVLLCFSLYSEPVVCGLGMVIMLTGVPVYFVGVHWKDKPKWVYRVVERVTYMGQKVCYVVFPQEDPSETEPLTASKAID